The Pongo abelii isolate AG06213 chromosome 19, NHGRI_mPonAbe1-v2.0_pri, whole genome shotgun sequence genome includes the window TCTTCCCACTTGACCGAGGCGGTCTCGAAGGGCTTGATCAGCGGCCCGGGGCTGTGCGCTTCCCGAGCGCCGTGCCCCGGCAGCAGCAGTAGCCGCAGGGTGGCCCCGGCCAAGGCGCTTTCGGCCGGCATTGGGGATGCCTCCTTGGGAGGCTTCTTGTCGGACACGAGCGCGTCCACACTGTAGGGCAGGCTAGAGACCTTGACGCGGCGCTCCTCCGCGGCCGCCTCGGCGTCCCCAGGCCCCGGACCCGGCCCGACCGCCACCGCTGGCCCCTCCTCTTCGGACGAAAACAGAAGCCATGCGTTCCCTGCCCTACGTAGCTCCCGACGCGCGACTCCGCTGGCAACCCGGCAGCGGCGGCTCAAACATTTTTTGTGGGGGAGACGAGAGGGCGAGATAACTTTCTAAATTCCACAGTGGGGAAtgaggcagggaggtggggagcAGAAAAGAATGTAACTGTCCCAGAGTTAAGATGAAGTTGACCATTCATCACAGATACTTCTCTATAGGCGAAGACCTCTCTAGGTTTTCTCTTGTGGTCGCAGGAAACTCTGAGTTTCAAATCCCATTCCTATTTCTTGCCTCTAAACTTGGAGTCAGAAGAACCAGGTTCCAGGGCAAGCTCTGCCACTCACTTACTGTTCACCTTTGAGCAATTCACTTCTCTCTgcgttttctcatttgtaaaactgtttaacaacaataataatacatCCACTGTCGGTTTCatgaaaagtaatgaaataaaagTGTGGAAGTgttaggccgggcgctgtggctcatgcctgtaatcccagcactttgggaggccaaggcgggtggatcacctgaggtcaggagttcgagaccagcctggtcattgtgatgaaaccccgtctctactaagaatacaaaaattagccgggcttggtggcgggtgcctgtaatcccagctgcgtgggaggctgaggcaggagaatcattgaacccgggaggtggaggttgcagtgagcctagactgcaccactgcactccagcctgcgtgacagagcaagactacatctaaagaaaaaaaaaaaaagcatggaagTGCTTAACACAGTACTTGACACAGCAGTAGGTCCTCAAGAAATATAAGTGTAAACTGATTTGTTATGCTTTATAAAGACTTTCCTCCATTTTTCATGtgggaaaataaaaatccagaGAAATTTGTCATTTAAAGTCAACTTACTTAAAGTTTACTCCCTGCAAATTACTAGGCATTTGCCTAATCTCCTCATGGCTGCTTTCGTGTCCTGGTTTCTCAGGGTGTAGATCATGGGGTTGAGCATGGGGGTCATGACCGTGTAGCTGATGGACACAGCCTTGTCCATGAGGAATGGGGTGAAGGGCCAGGTGTAGACATAGATACAGGGAATGAAGATCATGGACACCACGATGATGTGGGTGGTGAAGGTGGAAGCTGCCTTCCTCCTTGCCTTTCCTGAGTGGGACCTCAGCATCACCAGGATGACAGTATAAGAGATCAGAAGGAGGAGGAACCAGATGATAACTAGCAGCCCACTGTTGGAGATCATGAGGAACTCCAAGAGGGAGGTATCAGTGCAGGCAAGTCTCGGTACTTGGGGAACATCACAGTAGAAGTTATCTAGGATGTTGGGGCCACAGAAGGGCAGTGGAAGTATCAGAGCCAGTTGGACAATGGAGTGGACAAAACCCCCCACCCAGGCGGCTACTACCAGGCCCACACACAATTGAGTGTTCATGATGGTGACACAGCGGAGGGGCTGGGAGATGGCTATGTAGCGGTCATAGGCCATGACTGAGAGAAAAAAGACAGTCCCACCTCCCAAAAGGTGGAAGAAGAAGATCTGGGCCATGCAGCCCTGGTAGGAGATTGTCTTGGTCTCATGGAGGAAGTCCACCAGCATCTTTGGAGAGGTGACTGTGGAATAGCAGAGGTCTATGAGAGCTAGATTTCGGAGCAGAAAATACATGGGTGTGTGGAGCTGGCAGTCAAAAGTCACTGTGACCATGATAAGGAGGTTTCCCACAATGGTGGTGACATAGAATAATAGGAACAGAAGGAACAGGAATTTCTGGAGCTCCTGGGTCTGTGAAAACCCTAAGAGGATAAACATTGATACCTGTGTGGTGTTCTGTGGTTCCATAGGATCTTCCCCCACGTTCCTACAGAGAAACCattgaaacaaacaacaaaaaaaagaaaattcaatcaTTTTCCTTGGACAGTCAGGATTGAGTTGATTAAAGTCATTGTTGAGTGCCAATCCGAGATGTAGCTTAGGAAAGCCCTCCACGGGGAGGAAGTTCCATATGTTTTCAAGGGTTCCACAGACTTATTTCCCTGACCACGCCCTATGGTATATTACAAGAATCTGGGCCTTTTTTCCCTTCGGCCATGCTGTCCTCAACCACAGGTTTCATGTCTGATTCTTTTTCATACCTGCTATGCTCAACATAGTGCCTTGTGAACCATAGGTTCCATAAAGCTAGTTGAATCAATCAGTGAATAAAAAAACATATCAGCAAGTACCTGTGACCACAAACACCATCAACCTATGTGCATAAATCTTGATAGGATATACAGTTGAGAATAATGATTTTAGATAAACAAATAGATGCTTCTTTATGGTGGGAATTTGAGAGGATGTTTATTGCTGGAGAAAGAGAGGTGTACATTAGAAGAAAATTGTTATGTACAAAATCAGAGGTAAATGTGAAGAAAAACAAGCAGATAATCTTGGTTGTAGTGAAGCTGGGATGATTAGTGTTTCTCAAACGTTTCCCCGTGAGTACTTCTCTAGTAGCATTTGTTGCCGTGGGTCATCTGTGGGGGCAATTCAAAGAAGCCCAGGACAAATGCACTATCTCCTTGAACTCTcatgttttaacttttaaaatttatgtgaattTTCTATTATACACATATCCCTAGACAATCTTTGGCAgagcttttaaaatgtaactaTTATGGTTCATAAAACTTTGACAAGACcagtgttgttaaaaaaaaaaaaaaaaaaggttggctggatgcagtggctcatgcctataatcccactactttgggaagccaaagcaagaggaccacttgaggccaggagtttgagaccagcctgggcaacatagctagactcccacctctataaaaaatttttaaaattacccaggtgtgatggcatgcagctgtaatccccagctattcgggagactgaggtgggaggatcgtttgaggccaggagtttgagacaagcctggcaacatagtgagaccccatctctacaaaaattttaaaaattacctgggcatggtagtgcatacctgtagtctcagctattcaggaggctgagatggaaggattgcttgagcccaggagatcaaggctgcagtgagctattatggccactgcactccagctgatcttatctctaaaaagaaaaaaaaaattagagcatgAAGGGAGACATGATTCTTTAGTAAGTGAAAGTTCTAGAAGACATTAGCTTGAAAAATAAACTGAGTTCTTGGTGTTAAAACCCATTCTTTTGGATTATACCTTTCCACAGGTATTTTCTCTAATTGTTCAGAAAAATTTGTCTCAAGGCCCCATCCTGTACAGACAATAGAACATAAAAAGTCTCTTTTCCCTGATTCCCACCTGGCACATGGGCACGGTAGCAGCAATTACACTGATGCTCTTACGTGGGAGTTGAATGAATATATTTGGAAAGATCTCTATAAACCTCTGTGGACAAATGTAACAGGATTATCTCAAAACTTATCTATGAGGGATTTCAATACTCAAAATATTGTTATatttgtcttcacataaaattcaCATTCATCCTCAGATATTTGTGCAAAAATGATACTCCAGGAAGATGTGCTGTGTTTGTTCTGTGGCTTTACCAACTCCCAGCCTAGGACTGTTTGAAAAATGTCCCCATAGGCAACTGAGAACCCCGGCAAGCTCTTTAGCAGGAAATGATGTGATAAAACAGGGTTAGAATGGGCTTATCCCAGTGCACCAGGGCAGGAAGCTGAGATAGGCAAGGGTAGTACACACCCTTCCTGGAGCATTGTCGCAGCAACCGCAACAGAGGGTAACACATTTTGGTCTCTGATTTTGTGTCCTTTCTCCACCACATGGTGTCAAGGTTAGACTGGGTGGGCAGCCATTTAAATGGCATGGTTTGGCCTCTCTGGGAAAGTCCCTGACCCTAATCCTTCATCCCTGACTCCAACTCTCACACCTGATTACTGATTCCTGAAATGTTAACAGCATACTTCATTATTTTATCTTAAGATCTTTATCCCTATTAAGATTACAACCaccatactttttctttttttcggacagggtctcactctgtccccaaggctggcctgcagtggtgcgatctcagttcactacaatcTCCAGCagccagtctcaagcaatcctcccacctcagccccctaagtagctgggaccacaagcacacatcaccatgcctggctattttttttgtatttttagtagagacagggtctgtcatgttgcccaggctggtttcaaactcctgagctcaagtaatccacctgcctctgcctcccaaagtgctgggattacaggtgtgagccactgcacccagcctaccacccccatacatttttatatgcttttatcAGTCAGAGATGAACACTGAAGTTTTTATGGATGTAAAGAAAAGATGTCTTGGTCTTGccttaaaatactttattaaagGGGGGAGGAATATGTAAAGCAAGACTGGCAAACTGTTGGTAATAGTGGTAATTCTGAAAATGGTGATTCTCTCTGCTttgtaaatacatagaaatttcCATGATACAACATAAGATGAAAAGCCTCAGAGATACTCTAGTTTTGATCCTGATGTCTTTGTATTATCTGGGTATTTTTACTTTGAATGAACTATGTATAAGTCATGATGGAAGGaagggattttaaaataaaataacatggctgtgtgcagtggctcatgcgttaatcctggcactttgagaggccgaggcggccagatcacctgaggtcaggagttcgagagcagcctggccaacatggtgaaaccccgtctctactaaaaatacaaaaattagctgggcgtggtggcgagcacctgtaataatataataataattcaaacTTATCTAGAATTCACTAATTATccaaaaagttaaagtataataaggaaaaatttttttaaattatgttaacattgatcttttaaaaacttgtaaTACTCAGCATTATTGAGAATTTAGAGCAATAGATAAATCACTGGTGGTACAATCTTTCTAGAAGACAATTTGAAAATATGTGCCAAATCCATAAATTATTTATACTCCCTGACCCAGTAATTTCTATCTTAGGgatttgttttaaagaaacaatgaaaactaacttttaaaaatgtatgtttaagGATATTCATCACATTATTATAATATTGATAAACTAGAAACAACATAAATGCATGACTATAAGatattggttaaataaaatatggttcCTTCGTGTGATGAAATACTAGTTAAGAATAAACATATATCCTAAAAGGATGTTTAACTCTATGGGATTTTATTTTACCATGGGAGGGGCAGCAGTGATTGCACTGATGCTCTTATAAGGGAATTAAATGGATACATGTGAAAAGATAGCTCTAttgatcatgtcctttgcggggacctggatggagctggaagccattatcttcagcaaactaacgcaggtacagaaaaccaatcacagagtgttctcacttataagtgggagctgaatgatgagaactcatggacacatgaggggaaaaaacacacagtggggcctgtcaggggggtggcaaggggagggagagcatcaggaggaatagctaatggatgccgggcttaatacctaggtgatgggatgacctgtgcagcaaaccaccatggcacacgtttacctatgtaacaaacctgcacatcctgcacatgtacccctgaacttaaaataaaagttgaagaaaaaaaaagatctccaTCAACCTCTACAGACAAATACAAACAGGATTATCTCTAAAATTATCCATGAGGGGTTTTAAGACTCAAAGTATTGTTGTTTTAAAGagagaattacaaaatattttgagaaaatatagtataaatataaagggaaaaaatggacatgaaaaatcaaaatgttaCCAGTGTGAATAGTGGTTATCTCTGGTTGATGGGATTGATggaacatatattttttcttctttataaatttttttttatttcttgtaatttataaattgtcataaaattttaatcaaaaaaagcaaaagaagtaTTATAATGAgaccaagaaagagaaaaggtaaGAGCTGAAAAACTTCTTAGCATGAGCACTGTCAGGGGCGAAAGACAACCCCAGGTGTGCAAGGGGAAGGGTTCGGGGAAGGAGAAACCTCCGAACActgaggaaaagggagagagagaaaaagaggaggagacgCAGTGTGGGAAAAGGGAAAGCTCTTCCgtaaaagagaggagagaaggagaccGTGATTCCCAGGACTGTTGCAGAACCACCAGATTCCTTCCCTCCTCATAACCAGTTCTTCAGTTTGAGTGTCACTGTAATGGCTAAATCCAGTCAGTAACCGTGGGTTCTTTCAGCTCCATCTGGCACTGTGAGCTGCCTGTCATTATTATGAAATCATTCTTGCTACTTCTTTACTCTAAACCCAAATACCTCTCTGGCTCTCCTATTTCTGTCTGTTATCCCCTCACCCAGCTAGACCTCTCCCTTGCACTCCACATGTATTATCACCAAGGCATATGTGTTCTTCCTTTGAAATTACTgccaaattatttttcctatctGGCTTATTGCCGTGGGCCTCCAAGTGGGTTCTTGCCCCCAGGTTTTGCTCCATTTTAATGTACTGTGCAACATAGTACATACAAAAACTTCCTCCACAATATCTTCCCCCTCTATTTCAAaaggttttcaaaaattttccatGGCTCTTTATTGTCTACAGGAAGGAATTTGCACTTAGTTAGGATTTCAGGGGCTTCCACACAAACAGGCTCCTACCTTTCATTCCAGGTCCATCTGCCACttaatagtagtagtaataagCATTTATTGTAATTGTAGTAACGGTAATAACTGTGGTAGTAAGCATTTATTGTTGTAATAGCAGTGATTGTCATCGTAGTAAACattttttgagtgcttactatgtgatAGACGCTATACTAAATATTTTGCTGGCATTATCTTTTTTAATTCTCATATATTATTCCCATGTTTATAAGTATAGTAAGTActaaaaattatcttcattttacaaataagtaaaCTGTGGCTTGAATAGGTTAACTAATTTCTCCCAGATCACATGGAGAAGAagaagcagagctgggattctgaGCCAGGTCTGATTGACCCAGAATTTGCACTCCTAACCACTATTCTCCTCTTACCTGCTCCCCTCTAAGAAGATTCAGCTTCAGCGAAACTTATCTCTTCCTCGGTCCCTCAGGTCTCAGTGCCTTCATCCAGTCAGTGCCGcatctgaattgcttttctgtcCTGT containing:
- the LOC100432088 gene encoding olfactory receptor 4D1, with translation MEPQNTTQVSMFILLGFSQTQELQKFLFLLFLLFYVTTIVGNLLIMVTVTFDCQLHTPMYFLLRNLALIDLCYSTVTSPKMLVDFLHETKTISYQGCMAQIFFFHLLGGGTVFFLSVMAYDRYIAISQPLRCVTIMNTQLCVGLVVAAWVGGFVHSIVQLALILPLPFCGPNILDNFYCDVPQVPRLACTDTSLLEFLMISNSGLLVIIWFLLLLISYTVILVMLRSHSGKARRKAASTFTTHIIVVSMIFIPCIYVYTWPFTPFLMDKAVSISYTVMTPMLNPMIYTLRNQDTKAAMRRLGKCLVICRE